A window from Synechococcus sp. RSCCF101 encodes these proteins:
- the psbA gene encoding photosystem II q(b) protein, protein MATAIRSGRSSAWSSFCSWVTSTNNRLYVGWFGVLMIPTLLTATICYIVAFIAAPAVDIDGIREPVAGSLIYGNNIISGAVVPSSNAIGLHFYPIWEAASLDEWLYNGGPYQLVVFHFLIGISAYMGRQWELSYRLGMRPWICVAYSAPLSAAFAVFLIYPFGQGSFSDGMPLGISGTFNFMLVFQAEHNILMHPFHMLGVAGVFGGSLFSAMHGSLVTSSLVRETTESESQNYGYKFGQEEETYNIVAAHGYFGRLIFQYASFNNSRSLHFFLAAWPVVGIWFTSMGISTMAFNLNGFNFNQSILDTQGKVVNTWADVLNRANLGMEVMHERNAHNFPLDLAATSSVPVALTAPSIG, encoded by the coding sequence ATGGCCACCGCAATTCGCAGCGGCCGGTCCAGTGCCTGGAGCTCCTTCTGCTCCTGGGTCACCTCCACCAACAACCGTCTCTACGTCGGTTGGTTCGGTGTGCTGATGATCCCGACGCTGCTGACCGCCACCATCTGCTACATCGTCGCCTTCATCGCCGCCCCGGCGGTGGACATCGACGGCATCCGTGAGCCCGTTGCCGGCTCGCTGATCTACGGCAACAACATCATCTCCGGTGCTGTTGTGCCTTCGAGCAACGCCATCGGCCTGCACTTCTACCCCATCTGGGAAGCCGCTTCCCTGGATGAGTGGCTGTACAACGGCGGTCCCTACCAGCTGGTTGTCTTCCACTTCCTGATCGGCATCTCCGCCTACATGGGACGCCAGTGGGAGCTCTCCTACCGCCTGGGCATGCGCCCCTGGATCTGCGTCGCCTACAGCGCACCGCTGTCGGCCGCCTTCGCGGTGTTCCTGATCTATCCCTTCGGTCAGGGCTCCTTCTCCGACGGCATGCCCCTCGGCATCAGCGGCACCTTCAACTTCATGCTGGTGTTCCAGGCTGAGCACAACATCCTGATGCACCCCTTCCACATGCTGGGTGTGGCCGGTGTGTTCGGCGGCAGCCTGTTCTCCGCCATGCACGGTTCGCTGGTGACCTCCTCGCTGGTGCGTGAGACCACCGAGAGCGAGAGCCAGAACTATGGCTACAAGTTCGGCCAGGAAGAGGAGACCTACAACATCGTGGCTGCCCACGGTTACTTCGGTCGCCTGATCTTCCAATACGCCAGCTTCAACAACAGCCGCAGCCTGCACTTCTTCCTGGCTGCCTGGCCGGTGGTGGGCATCTGGTTCACCTCCATGGGCATCAGCACCATGGCCTTCAACCTGAACGGCTTCAACTTCAACCAGTCCATCCTGGACACCCAGGGCAAGGTGGTGAACACCTGGGCTGACGTGCTGAACCGCGCCAACCTGGGCATGGAAGTGATGCACGAGCGCAACGCGCACAACTTCCCGCTCGATCTGGCCGCCACCAGCTCGGTGCCCGTGGCGCTGACCGCTCCGTCGATCGGCTGA